The DNA window GAAGACAAATGATGATTTGAAGGTTGATTTGAAGCTGATGTGGAATACCTTTTACCGTTACTCAACAAAGGCTCCAATTGAAGTGGATGCGACGATTCAAATATCAGTCGACGATATTATATTAATGTTGCAATGTCCCAAACCACTTGTTTTTAATAACatgtaatgttaaatttatgtAAAGTTTATCTTGGAGTTAATTTACGTTGGTTCAATTCCATTCTGCCATTGTTGTTTCTGCATGTTTCTGCTTTGATCTACCAAAGCatattccggagatgcatctccggatatCTCACTGACTTAGGAAGTAAGGGGCgctacggagatgcatctcctgATCAATCTTTCGTGCATACGGAAATACATGTCCGGATCAATCTTTTACATAATAAGAGTTTCTCACTGTTTTCATTTAAGTTGTGTGAGGAAAAGTGCCTCCGAAGATATATTTTTAAACGCTGAGGACATTTTAATCTTTTCACAATGGTGTGGGAGAAGTCATAAGGGTGGAAACAACATTTCCCTTAAAATGTATTCTTTTTGGAGTCATAATTTACTTTGTTACATACAAGATTATCaatatgaatttttattatattgatttaatacattttttttgcTTGAGTTTACTTGTTGAATCCAAGTAAATAAAACGATATGAGTTAGCAATAGTTATTTCACATTAATATCAATAGACATTATGGTCCATTTTCCTGCTTAGTTGTGTATTATTTTCCCTTTAGGATCAATTGGGAGCCAATCTGTAGTGAACAAGATAATGGGGTCACCTTCAATGGACAATGTTATCAAATAAATAATCATCACATTTAGCTCTACAAATTGCTACTAGTTTGAAATTCATTTTGCAGAACATGCTCAATCTCATACATAAATCTTCAACTCAGCACATATACAATAAATGAGTTTGTAAGTACAAACTTCAGTTTTCACTAAAATGTATAATAATATTATCACTGAAGACCAAAAACAAGCAAAGCTCCAACACCACCTAAACCAGCCACAAGTCCAATAATAACTCCAATTGGAGGCAACCCTCCACCACCAATAGCTCTTCCAGTGTTAACATCATATGGAGCAAACCTCTTTTTCGGTGCTTGACATTGTGGACAACTATATGCGTCCGGCTGCAATAACATAAATAACGTTCATATAACAAAATCATCTCTAAAGAACTACGAAGCACTGTCAGATATGACACTGACACATAGACATCAGATACATTTTCAATATGAAGTGACAGTGCAATATAGATCGAGAAGATAAAGCCTAGCGGACTTACCTGGTCATCAAAGGATTTTGGTAAGAAGTATATGTATCCACAGTCAAGGCAAATGTGAGTAGCTCTAGCCTGCATGATTTTGATTAACCATTTGAATCATGCAAAGAGAAGGTATAGGCAAGAATGAAAATTATTCCATAATGAAAAATGATTCTTGCCTTTTGAGATTCTGTCAATTTTCTCCCGAAGCGAGGAGGAGCAGGACGCTTCGGAAGCCTTTTAACATCTACATCAGCACCACCTCTTCATAACAAaaacatgaaaatattttaagtgttaTGCCATTGCAGCTGTTATATAACTGATAAGCAAACTGAAGTTATTAGCACTATTAGTACTTTCACTAAGAAAATGAAACAAAGATTAGAGCAAAAGGCAAGAAAATACCTGCTGACAACAAAGTAGACAGAATCAGGCTTAGCTTGGATTGCAGTTTTAGTGAATCCAAGCTTATCTGCTGGCCATAATTCATCTCCAAAGAAACTGCTGGTATAAAGAACTTGATCCCCTGACTTTAACCCTGCTCTTGCTGCATTCCCCCCACCCTCGACAGCCTAAACAAGATAATTATCATCTTCATTAACAAATTGAAATCATTCCCTTCAAACATCAGACATGTATCGGTGTCTGACACTAACACATGTCAAAGATCATACCCAGACACTAACACGGACATCAGACACATCAACATCAGTAACAATTTGAGAAAGTAAAACATATGAATGTAATCACATGAAACATATATCAGTGTCAAACATCAACACGTGTCAAAAATCAGACACAATTTTAATCTGAAGAGTCATGCTATATGAAACTAGGTCAATAATTACATTGATCTATTAAGAAAGTGAACAAGATACTGACAGTTATGACAACACCACCACCATTCTTTTGGCCTAAAGTGAGACCAAGTGGCTTATCAACTTCAGCCTCAATAGTTTTAGAAGCTCCAGCAGTTTTTGCAGTTATCTCAAGTCTCCTTCTAGCAATGGAGGAAGAGCCATTTCTGTTCTCACTTAAGAAAGATCCTGAAACACCTCTTTTGGCTTCATGAAGTGAGAGTCCTAGCAAAGAAGATTTCTGCAGATTCACACACACatgcaagaataaaaaaaaaaaaaatcaaaagacatGATTCTAAATTGTAAAACTGCAAATCATGCAAAGAGAAGAACAGTGTACCAAGCATGGAGGAGTGAGTGCCTTGGAAGGTGTGAGATGAGAGTTTTTGATTGTGGCGAAGGTGGCAGAACATGAAGATGAGGTACCTGCAATCATAGATGACATGGTTTCTTCTTCCTGTGGTGTGGTAGACACAAGCTTGGTTGAGTTGGTGTTGGAAGAgagaataattttatttttattttggaaaaaagATAATATTTGTCTGGTGGTGGATGGATTTGAAGACACCAAAGCACCTCACTTCGTGTTTTGATATGTTCCTCTAGAGTGAACTACTAATTTTGACTATGGTTATTTGTCATGCCTCAAGCATATAAACcttatacaaaataaatatttatatatctaATAAGTTTTGTAatgttaaaattataaatataaatatttggtttaaatgcattttgatGCTTTTATTTAGGTGATTTTAATTCTGTTTGTTCCATATTTTAAAACTCAACTTCTTAATTtccatatttttatatttttatggaatttttttttcCCTTAACTTTTGTACACATGACTTTCTCATTTTTTGACTCGGCAGATTGTGGTTTCAAGTTCAAGTTAagttatgtttatatatttatttaaggttgaaattttatatatttatagttAAGTTTATTACTATAGATTCATCCTTCATCATCTTCGTGTCTATGTTCTTCTCACCTTCAGCCTCTTTGCAACTTCTTCTCTCATTTTCTTTGCATATTGTTTGTAAGATGTCGTAACCACCGGTTTCCAGTCATGGAAATAGATCAAATCATTTGAGGTATGAATGCAAGTGTGGTTTTAATATTCATTTGATGACAACTTGGGCGGATGCAAACTCATGTCGTCGTTTCTATGGATGTGGAATGTATAAGgcgtgttttaatttatataatttacaaaaaatgtAGCCATTTTGTTTGGTTGGATGAGGATATGAATCCTATGGCAAAGGAATTAGTCTCTTCATTActaaagaatctaaatgaagagAAGGAAAAGGTTAATTTCGTCAAATtaaaagatgaagaaatgaagattaaaatgatgatattgatgaagcAGTTGAAGTTCAACGGGATGATCACCTtcattattttgttttctttagttggttcaacattaatgaaataagttttaggtgtttttttgTTCAAATCATGCGTTATTTATATTTTAGGTGATTAGGTTTTAGGTAATTATGTTGTAACAAGTTATCCATAATGTTGTAATACATTTGATTAATGAATGAAGTTTGTTCAACATTAATGAATGATTTTAGTTTGTTATGTTACTATCAAAACTCAATGAATAACGCTTGCGCATTAAGACTTGCACAATGTCCTACTACATAAGACGTATATAAGGCATGCAACATGGACAGCACAAGGCGTATATACATCAACACCCTTGCTACATGGCTTGCACAATGCCCTGTTACAAGGCCAGTATCTCCACCTCTTTTAGCCTGCATATGGCATGACTTGGCTTGGAATTGACCTGGATTATGACTGCTTAATTTATCTAATCTTGAGTAGGTTAAGTAGCTTGAGGATCTTAAGATCCTTGTGCAATTTTATACTAGTTTTCACtggtctttttcttttcttttccatcCTTAGTTGTCTTTTCCTTCTTTGTCTTGTTCCCCCTTAGGCAATGCCCTATCAGctactcttttttcttttacaactcaTCTTTTTACGACATAATACTCCATATTTTTTACACCTAACGGTTGATATTCTCCTTGAAAGTATGTGAGGATTTTTTAGTTCATCACTTGTCTTATTTCTCACGTTTTTTAGTCGATTAATTACCCATCTCATCACGGAGGGATAAAATGGTGCTTGATCAACCATTGGCCATGATTGTGGTCCATTTGTTGACAAGACAATGTTTGAGTAACTCTTCTCAAATGCTGATTTCCTACAatgaaaacaaaccaaaacataatcataaataaatattcataccaagacaaaatcataaaatattactTAGACTAATATAGTATCACACTTATAGTACTCAGCCACATAATCCTCATATTTTTCTTGATGTTCCATATACATGTGATGACAAGACAACAAGGTATCCCAAACAAGTCCCGCTTTCTACTTGAGTATGTTTCCTTTTTATATTAACACGGTATGTCTCAATGCCTTTGGTTGATTTTTAGTGCGTCTAGAGATTAAGT is part of the Vicia villosa cultivar HV-30 ecotype Madison, WI linkage group LG2, Vvil1.0, whole genome shotgun sequence genome and encodes:
- the LOC131647105 gene encoding uncharacterized protein LOC131647105, coding for MSSMIAGTSSSCSATFATIKNSHLTPSKALTPPCLKSSLLGLSLHEAKRGVSGSFLSENRNGSSSIARRRLEITAKTAGASKTIEAEVDKPLGLTLGQKNGGGVVITAVEGGGNAARAGLKSGDQVLYTSSFFGDELWPADKLGFTKTAIQAKPDSVYFVVSRGGADVDVKRLPKRPAPPRFGRKLTESQKARATHICLDCGYIYFLPKSFDDQPDAYSCPQCQAPKKRFAPYDVNTGRAIGGGGLPPIGVIIGLVAGLGGVGALLVFGLQ